One Brevibacillus choshinensis genomic window carries:
- the pdhA gene encoding pyruvate dehydrogenase (acetyl-transferring) E1 component subunit alpha has translation MSVTTAVEQTENNAPLQILAPDGTVVRPDLMPKLSDDELRELMRKMVFTRVWDQRAISLNRQGRLGFYAPVAGQEASMIGSEAALSKEDFILPSYRDIPQMVWHGYPMHNAFLYSRGHIEGGRIPEGVNVLMPQIIIAAQCTQATGIAMGYKLRGEKRVAINYFGDGATSQGDFYEGMNYAGVYKLPVIFFSQNNGYAISLPFEKQTASENIAVKAVAAGIASERIDGMDIMAVYYAVQKAKERGVNGEGATLIEALTYRYGPHTMAGDDPTRYRTGEEQSEWELRDPLIRFRKFLETKGLWNEKDEEAVIEEAKKAVADAIKKADETPKMKVSELIDVMFETLPPALEEQKAEYLAKESK, from the coding sequence ATGAGCGTAACCACTGCTGTTGAACAAACAGAGAACAACGCCCCGCTGCAAATTCTTGCTCCGGATGGAACGGTTGTTCGTCCTGATTTAATGCCTAAGCTCTCCGATGATGAACTGCGTGAATTGATGCGTAAAATGGTGTTTACTCGCGTATGGGACCAACGCGCGATCAGCCTGAACCGCCAAGGCCGCCTGGGCTTCTATGCTCCGGTAGCAGGTCAAGAAGCGAGTATGATCGGTTCTGAAGCTGCATTGTCCAAAGAAGACTTCATCCTGCCTAGCTACCGCGATATTCCGCAAATGGTATGGCATGGTTACCCAATGCACAATGCGTTCCTGTATTCTCGTGGACACATCGAGGGTGGACGCATTCCTGAGGGCGTTAACGTATTGATGCCACAAATCATCATCGCAGCTCAATGTACACAAGCAACAGGTATTGCAATGGGCTACAAGCTGCGCGGCGAAAAGCGCGTTGCCATCAACTACTTTGGTGACGGTGCGACTTCCCAAGGTGACTTCTACGAAGGGATGAACTATGCAGGGGTTTACAAACTGCCAGTCATCTTCTTCTCTCAAAACAACGGTTATGCGATCTCCCTGCCGTTCGAAAAGCAAACCGCTTCCGAGAACATCGCTGTCAAAGCAGTTGCTGCAGGTATTGCTAGCGAGCGCATCGACGGTATGGACATCATGGCTGTATATTACGCAGTTCAAAAAGCAAAAGAGCGCGGTGTGAACGGTGAAGGTGCTACCTTGATCGAGGCTCTGACTTACCGTTATGGCCCTCACACCATGGCTGGTGACGACCCGACTCGTTACCGTACAGGCGAAGAGCAAAGCGAGTGGGAGCTGCGCGATCCATTGATCCGTTTCCGCAAGTTCCTCGAAACAAAAGGCCTGTGGAACGAAAAAGACGAAGAAGCTGTTATTGAAGAAGCGAAAAAAGCAGTTGCAGATGCCATCAAAAAAGCGGACGAGACTCCGAAA